In Moorella sp. Hama-1, a single genomic region encodes these proteins:
- a CDS encoding cyclase family protein has protein sequence MRIYDISMPVYPGMPVYKDRAEKQPRMEITRNYEKGVRETRWLLDTHTGTHIDAPAHVIPGGTMTADLDLAVLIGTGRVLDLTAVNDRITAGDLEGQPVRAGEFILLKTKNSWTVGNEQDFIYLEAGAAHYLAEAKVRGVGLDALGLERDQPGYPTHRTLLERGIVVIEGLRLKEVPPGEYQMLALPLLLLGAEAAPARVVLLEV, from the coding sequence ATGCGTATCTACGATATATCCATGCCCGTCTACCCCGGAATGCCGGTTTATAAGGACCGGGCCGAGAAGCAGCCGCGAATGGAAATAACCCGCAACTACGAAAAGGGTGTCCGGGAAACGCGCTGGCTCCTGGATACCCACACCGGCACCCATATCGACGCCCCGGCCCACGTGATTCCCGGTGGGACGATGACTGCCGACCTGGACCTGGCGGTTTTAATCGGTACCGGCCGGGTACTGGACCTGACGGCGGTTAACGACCGCATTACGGCCGGGGACCTGGAGGGCCAGCCGGTCCGGGCCGGCGAGTTTATCCTGCTCAAGACGAAAAACTCCTGGACCGTTGGCAATGAGCAGGATTTTATCTACCTGGAGGCCGGGGCCGCCCATTACCTGGCGGAAGCAAAGGTGCGCGGCGTCGGCTTGGACGCCCTGGGGTTGGAGCGGGACCAGCCTGGCTACCCTACCCATCGCACCCTGCTGGAACGGGGGATTGTCGTTATTGAGGGATTGCGGTTAAAGGAAGTGCCCCCGGGTGAGTACCAGATGCTGGCCTTGCCCTTGCTCCTCCTGGGGGCCGAGGCCGCCCCGGCCCGGGTAGTGCTGCTGGAGGTATAG
- a CDS encoding aldehyde ferredoxin oxidoreductase family protein: MERQILRVNLTDGGIRQEDIPAKVGRDFIGGRPLAARYLYGELQPGIDPLGPDNILIFVAGPLAGSGARGVNRWLAVTKSPLSGGFIRSVGGSDFGAWLHSAGYEMLILTGQAAEPVYLYLSPGGRVEIRPARDLWGKGTRETQDELRRRHGQGARVACIGPAGENLVRYAGIISNHSTAARGGAGTIMGSKRLKALVIEAEVGAEGGIPAADRDLLARLLQRQEELLNRRDHRAPLPGALRGAVLPTHNFQGLWQADIDTVDQPRLLERKGPEFQTYWALGANPGHLDPDLIARANERCNDLGLDTVSAGASIAFACELQQKGLLQAEGFDLGWERPEATMELIRMIAYRAGIGDLLAEGVKRAAEHIGSGAMEYAMTIKGIEMPGYDPRVRPLHGLGMAVSALGGSYCYGKALHAGLFAADREGEDLVGQVSRIQEMTAGLETGIGCLFAYLGGWLPLELMAEMVTAVTGTEVALENMTAAAERSLTLERAFNLREGLGSATDTLPERFLREGIADGGIEAGPFTRLPELVQAYYRRRGWDAEGRPAPATLARLGLELVRLDQPREFKVAFSRELI; this comes from the coding sequence TTGGAACGGCAAATTTTACGGGTCAATCTAACCGACGGCGGCATCCGCCAGGAAGATATACCGGCTAAAGTAGGCCGGGACTTTATCGGCGGCCGGCCCCTGGCGGCGCGTTATCTTTACGGCGAACTCCAGCCCGGCATCGATCCCCTGGGTCCGGACAACATTTTGATCTTTGTCGCCGGCCCCCTGGCCGGGAGCGGCGCCAGGGGGGTCAACCGCTGGCTGGCGGTGACCAAAAGCCCCTTAAGTGGCGGCTTCATCCGCTCTGTTGGCGGCAGCGACTTCGGCGCCTGGCTCCACAGCGCCGGTTACGAGATGCTCATCCTGACCGGGCAGGCGGCCGAACCGGTTTATCTATACCTGAGCCCCGGGGGTCGGGTGGAGATAAGGCCGGCCCGGGACCTGTGGGGCAAAGGAACCAGGGAGACCCAGGATGAACTGCGCCGGCGTCACGGCCAGGGGGCCCGGGTGGCCTGCATCGGCCCGGCCGGGGAGAACCTGGTGCGCTACGCCGGCATTATCAGCAACCATAGTACGGCAGCCCGCGGGGGTGCGGGTACCATTATGGGGTCGAAGCGACTTAAGGCCCTGGTAATAGAGGCAGAAGTAGGGGCGGAAGGGGGCATCCCGGCGGCCGATCGAGACCTCCTGGCCCGGCTCCTGCAGCGCCAGGAGGAGTTGCTTAACCGGCGCGACCACCGGGCACCCCTGCCGGGAGCCCTCAGAGGGGCTGTTCTTCCTACCCATAACTTTCAAGGCCTATGGCAGGCGGATATCGACACCGTCGACCAACCCCGGTTACTGGAGCGCAAGGGACCGGAGTTCCAAACTTACTGGGCCCTGGGGGCCAACCCGGGCCATCTGGATCCTGACCTCATCGCCCGGGCCAACGAACGCTGCAATGACCTGGGCCTGGATACGGTATCGGCCGGGGCGAGTATAGCCTTCGCCTGTGAACTGCAGCAAAAGGGCCTGCTGCAAGCGGAGGGCTTCGACCTGGGCTGGGAACGGCCGGAGGCCACCATGGAACTAATTCGCATGATCGCCTACCGGGCCGGGATTGGGGACCTCCTGGCGGAGGGCGTCAAGCGCGCGGCGGAACATATAGGTTCCGGGGCCATGGAGTACGCCATGACCATCAAGGGTATTGAGATGCCCGGTTATGACCCCCGGGTGCGGCCCCTTCATGGATTAGGCATGGCGGTCTCGGCCCTGGGAGGCAGTTACTGCTACGGCAAGGCCCTCCATGCCGGCCTCTTCGCCGCCGACCGGGAGGGAGAAGACCTGGTCGGCCAGGTGAGCCGCATCCAGGAAATGACGGCCGGCCTGGAAACGGGTATTGGCTGCCTCTTTGCCTACCTGGGCGGCTGGCTGCCCCTGGAGCTGATGGCGGAGATGGTGACGGCCGTCACTGGTACGGAAGTAGCCCTGGAGAATATGACGGCGGCGGCCGAACGCAGTCTGACCCTGGAAAGGGCCTTCAATCTGCGGGAAGGACTGGGCAGCGCAACCGACACCCTGCCGGAACGTTTCCTGCGGGAGGGCATTGCAGACGGGGGCATTGAAGCCGGGCCTTTTACCCGGTTGCCGGAGCTGGTACAGGCCTACTACCGCCGCCGCGGCTGGGACGCAGAGGGCCGGCCGGCGCCGGCGACCCTGGCCCGCCTGGGCCTGGAACTGGTGCGCCTGGACCAGCCCCGGGAATTTAAAGTAGCCTTCAGCCGGGAGTTGATATAA
- a CDS encoding ROK family transcriptional regulator — protein sequence MVVTGTPKLLRELNARLIIDTIREAGNLSRAEVARQLGLSAPTVSLIIEQLLSKGILQETGTGDSSGGRRPILLALNPNYRYVAGVDLGKQEIGIALGNLNGDLIGETTLTFTHGEAGESVINRVAGAIKDLCRAKSIDSQLLAAIALAVPGVYDPATGLVKMVARSFDWEGLRPEKAFQAHFTAPVIVKNDVNTAALGEFWRGQGRGINNLAYISVGLGIGAGIILNGQLLEGCRGAAGEIGFMALGAEALQATYRQYGHLETIASTAAVVEQARRVVTTGKPGLLLGLCRGEISRLDFRLVCQAASLGDEDARELLERMAGWVGLAVANLQQVLDVELIVVGGEVLAAGEIFLTKLRETVSAIISQSPQILFSSLQEKTGLFGTFAVALDYVYDNLF from the coding sequence ATGGTTGTTACCGGTACACCGAAACTACTGCGCGAACTCAATGCCCGCCTGATCATCGATACCATCCGCGAGGCGGGGAACCTGTCCCGGGCTGAAGTGGCCCGGCAGCTGGGCCTGAGCGCCCCAACAGTTTCCTTGATTATTGAACAATTATTGAGTAAAGGTATTTTACAGGAAACTGGCACCGGGGATTCCAGTGGTGGTCGCCGGCCAATCCTCCTGGCCCTGAATCCTAACTACCGCTATGTCGCCGGTGTGGATCTGGGCAAGCAGGAAATTGGCATTGCCCTGGGCAACCTGAACGGGGATCTGATTGGCGAGACAACATTAACCTTTACCCACGGGGAAGCGGGGGAAAGCGTCATCAACCGGGTGGCCGGGGCTATAAAAGACCTGTGCCGCGCTAAAAGTATTGATAGCCAGTTGCTGGCAGCCATTGCCCTGGCCGTGCCCGGCGTTTACGACCCGGCCACCGGCCTGGTAAAAATGGTGGCTCGTTCCTTTGACTGGGAGGGGCTGCGCCCGGAAAAAGCCTTCCAGGCCCACTTTACCGCTCCGGTTATTGTCAAAAACGACGTTAATACCGCCGCCCTGGGCGAGTTCTGGCGGGGACAAGGCCGGGGTATAAATAACCTGGCTTATATCAGCGTGGGTCTGGGTATTGGCGCGGGTATTATTCTCAACGGGCAACTGCTGGAAGGTTGCCGCGGGGCTGCCGGCGAGATTGGGTTTATGGCCCTGGGGGCAGAAGCCCTGCAAGCCACTTATCGCCAGTATGGCCACCTGGAGACAATTGCCTCGACGGCCGCAGTAGTCGAACAGGCGCGGCGGGTAGTCACTACCGGCAAACCCGGCCTGCTCCTGGGCCTCTGCCGCGGTGAAATCAGCCGTCTGGATTTTCGCCTGGTTTGCCAGGCTGCCAGCCTGGGGGATGAAGACGCCCGGGAGCTGCTGGAAAGGATGGCCGGGTGGGTAGGCCTGGCCGTGGCCAACCTGCAGCAGGTGCTGGATGTGGAATTGATTGTTGTGGGGGGCGAAGTGCTGGCGGCAGGGGAAATTTTTTTGACTAAACTACGGGAGACTGTAAGCGCGATTATTAGTCAGTCGCCCCAAATCCTTTTCTCTTCTCTTCAGGAAAAAACAGGACTGTTCGGAACTTTTGCCGTAGCCCTTGATTACGTTTATGATAACTTGTTTTAA
- a CDS encoding type II toxin-antitoxin system RelE family toxin produces MNSKENSTFKVRLSRRAESYLRRVERSVQKRIAVAIENIRQNPTQGFHIKPLEGREQEFRYYLGNLRIVYAVDLEARLIDINNIGPRGDIYKK; encoded by the coding sequence ATGAACTCAAAAGAGAACTCAACCTTTAAGGTTAGATTATCCCGCCGGGCCGAAAGCTATTTAAGACGTGTCGAACGTAGTGTTCAGAAACGTATAGCAGTTGCCATAGAAAACATTCGCCAAAACCCAACTCAAGGTTTCCACATCAAGCCCCTGGAGGGTAGGGAACAAGAATTCCGTTATTACCTCGGCAACTTACGTATCGTGTACGCTGTTGATTTAGAAGCAAGGCTTATCGATATAAACAACATCGGGCCTCGCGGTGATATCTATAAGAAGTAG
- a CDS encoding 2-oxoisovalerate dehydrogenase has product MDKEILFLVEESPEGGYEARALGYSIFSEGESVEELKNSVRDAVRCHFEEKDLPLVIRLHFVKDEVIAV; this is encoded by the coding sequence TTGGATAAAGAAATTCTCTTCCTTGTCGAAGAGTCTCCTGAGGGCGGTTACGAAGCGCGTGCCCTCGGTTATTCCATTTTTTCAGAGGGTGAATCAGTAGAGGAACTTAAAAACTCTGTGCGCGATGCAGTTCGCTGCCATTTTGAAGAAAAGGATTTGCCGCTGGTGATTCGCCTTCATTTTGTAAAGGATGAAGTCATCGCTGTATGA
- a CDS encoding type II toxin-antitoxin system HicA family toxin: MKIPRDISGEELARLLAKFGYQITRQTGSHLRLTTMFNGEHHITIPRHNPLRVGTLNGILIDVAKHLKISKEVLVKDVFNN; encoded by the coding sequence ATGAAAATACCGAGGGACATAAGCGGGGAAGAACTGGCCAGACTACTCGCCAAGTTCGGTTATCAGATAACGCGGCAGACTGGTAGCCATCTACGTCTCACCACTATGTTTAACGGTGAACATCATATCACCATTCCCCGCCATAATCCATTAAGAGTAGGTACTCTCAATGGCATACTAATTGACGTTGCAAAACATCTAAAGATCAGCAAGGAAGTATTGGTAAAAGACGTTTTTAATAACTAA
- a CDS encoding IS1634 family transposase — protein sequence MPVAIDNMRFFRAGPAALIARLCDVLKITEIIDAVVEWDPVQCHLSPGTRVKALIINLLVDREALYHVERFFENQDLEVLFGTEQQIRAEDFNDDALGRALDKLFASGQLKKLFSSIALTAAATHNVPIEGIHVDTTSISVQGAYEGEGDLDITFGFSKDHRPDLKQFLIGLTVNKDGLPILGQSLDGNTSDKSWYPQVIEELVQNFSPAKLKEIIFVADCALVTKDNLALLVQEEENKPALQFISLLPENFGLNKEIKAEAFHTGAWQEIGNLSQKEDAARYKSQSFVREIDGKDFRLIVVHSTTLDKRKEKSLLKKWAKQKETLAKAARELSRRPFACDADARKAIELFCQEYRHQPFIFKGTVTEEIESSYAKRGRPKKEEQPQNTVVYHAYIQVDEDPEAMAQEKDLASTFVLITNLMDTAAYPDGEVLKEYKEQNAVERQFRFLKQPVLLGPIFLKNKDRVEAMSFVFQLALLVAAYLEYRVRKNLEQQEAPLILPGKRKSTNPTARALLEMFDYLLVVKQGPDRALINYHGSEVIRALELAGFGKEIYLFPPSGGG from the coding sequence ATGCCCGTAGCCATCGATAATATGCGCTTCTTCCGGGCCGGTCCCGCAGCCCTGATCGCCAGGCTATGTGACGTCCTAAAGATAACAGAAATCATTGATGCCGTAGTCGAATGGGACCCGGTCCAGTGCCATCTTTCCCCGGGCACTCGGGTTAAGGCGCTGATCATTAATCTCCTAGTAGACCGGGAGGCCCTTTATCATGTCGAGCGCTTTTTTGAGAACCAGGACCTGGAGGTCTTGTTTGGAACTGAGCAACAGATCCGGGCTGAAGATTTTAACGACGACGCCTTGGGTCGGGCCCTGGATAAACTCTTCGCCAGCGGCCAGTTAAAGAAGTTGTTCTCCAGCATTGCCTTAACTGCCGCCGCAACTCACAACGTGCCTATCGAAGGCATCCACGTCGATACTACCTCCATTTCCGTGCAGGGAGCCTATGAGGGTGAAGGAGATTTAGATATCACCTTCGGTTTTAGCAAAGATCATCGCCCCGACCTCAAGCAGTTTCTCATCGGTTTAACCGTAAACAAGGACGGGTTACCCATTTTAGGTCAGAGCCTGGACGGCAATACGAGTGATAAGTCCTGGTATCCTCAGGTTATTGAGGAATTGGTGCAAAACTTCAGCCCGGCAAAGCTTAAAGAGATCATCTTTGTGGCGGACTGCGCCCTGGTAACCAAGGATAACCTGGCGCTGCTGGTCCAGGAGGAAGAAAACAAACCAGCCCTCCAATTCATCTCCCTGTTACCGGAGAACTTTGGCCTTAACAAGGAGATCAAAGCCGAGGCCTTTCACACCGGCGCCTGGCAGGAGATCGGGAATTTAAGCCAGAAGGAAGACGCCGCCAGGTATAAAAGCCAGAGCTTTGTCCGGGAAATAGACGGCAAGGACTTCCGGTTAATCGTAGTTCACTCCACGACCTTGGATAAACGCAAAGAGAAGAGCCTCTTAAAAAAGTGGGCCAAGCAAAAGGAAACTTTAGCAAAGGCCGCCCGGGAACTCTCCCGGCGTCCCTTCGCCTGTGATGCCGATGCCAGGAAAGCCATAGAGCTCTTCTGCCAGGAATACCGCCACCAACCTTTCATCTTCAAGGGTACAGTTACTGAAGAGATAGAGAGCAGCTATGCCAAACGGGGGCGGCCCAAGAAAGAAGAGCAGCCCCAGAACACAGTTGTTTACCATGCCTACATCCAGGTAGATGAAGATCCGGAAGCAATGGCCCAGGAGAAGGACCTGGCTTCCACCTTCGTCCTTATTACCAATCTCATGGATACCGCAGCCTACCCCGACGGGGAAGTGCTCAAGGAGTATAAGGAACAGAACGCTGTCGAGAGGCAGTTCCGTTTTCTTAAACAGCCGGTCCTCCTGGGGCCTATCTTTCTCAAAAACAAGGACCGGGTAGAAGCCATGTCCTTCGTCTTTCAGTTAGCCCTTCTGGTGGCAGCTTACCTGGAGTATCGGGTTAGAAAAAATCTGGAGCAACAAGAGGCTCCTTTAATCCTGCCGGGGAAGAGGAAAAGTACTAACCCTACGGCCCGGGCACTCCTGGAGATGTTTGATTATCTCCTGGTAGTTAAACAAGGTCCGGACAGGGCGTTAATCAATTACCACGGTTCGGAGGTGATTAGAGCCCTTGAACTCGCGGGGTTCGGTAAGGAAATCTACCTTTTCCCACCTAGCGGTGGTGGGTAG